The following coding sequences lie in one Myxococcus xanthus genomic window:
- a CDS encoding class I SAM-dependent rRNA methyltransferase, with protein sequence MSTSSKPPYPRRSGNRPSGPSSQQQGRGRPHARPEKPAPDRTSPELGPDGLPQVSLLRRGVERWQGGHPWIYRADLNGDPGLPGGEVVRVTDTRGWFLGKAFYSKHSKISLRWLSFDDVAVDADFFRERLLAAERLRQLALPGEKTYRLVHGEADGLPGLVVDRYGDFLSAQFLVPAMEQRKALIADLLQAQFNPRGIINRSDVGVRNLEGLTPEKGVLRGEHPGPVSFDEGLVKMRADLLEGQKTGAFLDQRENHVMAAHYAHGEALDCFSYVGGFALQLATRARHVTAIEISEAASAQLRENAAANKLSNLDVVVANAFDFLRDAVDDGKRFDTIVLDPPSFAKNKDAIPAAVRGYKEINLRAMQLLRPGGILISASCTYHVDEQAFEDMLASAAADARRRVQIIERRGASRDHPVLLNLRETRYLKCFVLRVL encoded by the coding sequence ATGTCCACCTCTTCCAAGCCCCCCTACCCGCGCCGAAGCGGAAACCGGCCCTCGGGCCCCTCCTCTCAGCAGCAGGGCCGGGGCCGCCCCCACGCCCGCCCCGAGAAGCCCGCCCCGGACCGCACCTCGCCCGAGCTGGGCCCAGACGGCCTCCCCCAGGTGTCGCTGCTGCGCCGCGGCGTGGAGCGCTGGCAGGGCGGCCACCCGTGGATCTACCGCGCGGACCTGAATGGCGACCCCGGGCTGCCCGGCGGCGAGGTGGTGCGCGTGACGGACACCCGGGGATGGTTCCTGGGCAAGGCCTTCTATTCGAAGCACTCGAAGATTTCCCTGCGCTGGCTCTCCTTCGACGACGTCGCGGTGGACGCGGACTTCTTCCGGGAGCGGCTCCTGGCCGCGGAGCGGCTGCGCCAGCTGGCGCTCCCGGGGGAGAAGACGTACCGGCTGGTGCATGGCGAGGCGGACGGCCTGCCCGGGCTCGTGGTGGACCGCTACGGCGACTTCCTCAGCGCGCAGTTCCTGGTCCCCGCCATGGAGCAGCGCAAGGCGCTCATCGCCGACCTGCTCCAGGCGCAGTTCAACCCGCGCGGCATCATCAACCGCTCCGACGTGGGCGTGCGCAACCTGGAGGGCCTCACCCCGGAAAAGGGCGTGCTGCGCGGTGAACACCCCGGACCGGTGTCCTTCGACGAGGGACTGGTGAAGATGCGCGCGGACCTGCTGGAGGGCCAGAAGACGGGCGCCTTCCTGGACCAGCGCGAGAATCACGTCATGGCCGCGCACTACGCCCACGGCGAGGCGCTGGACTGCTTCTCCTACGTCGGCGGCTTCGCGCTCCAGCTCGCCACGCGGGCCAGGCACGTCACGGCGATTGAAATCTCCGAAGCGGCCTCCGCGCAGCTGCGGGAGAACGCCGCGGCCAACAAGCTGAGCAACCTGGACGTGGTGGTGGCCAACGCCTTCGACTTCCTCCGCGACGCGGTGGACGACGGCAAGCGCTTCGACACCATCGTCCTGGACCCGCCATCCTTCGCGAAGAACAAGGACGCCATCCCCGCCGCGGTGCGCGGGTACAAGGAAATCAACCTCCGCGCCATGCAGCTGTTGCGGCCCGGCGGCATCCTCATCTCCGCCAGTTGCACGTACCACGTGGACGAGCAGGCCTTCGAGGACATGCTCGCCTCCGCCGCCGCGGACGCCCGCCGTCGTGTGCAAATCATCGAGCGCCGCGGCGCCAGCAGGGACCACCCCGTGCTGCTCAACCTGCGCGAGACGCGTTACCTGAAGTGCTTCGTGCTCCGGGTGCTCTGA
- a CDS encoding YkgJ family cysteine cluster protein has product MRTRDWDDEEDDAPLGGTRERERALKEVRAVYRQADAAYAPYSCPASGECCQLAITKRQPWLWQPEWELLSRGHPLPPPRPDGGCPYLDATGLRCSVYADRPFGCRTFFCQRIQGPSRQPAETVATLLERLERVSQRVAPSLKAPRPLLDWHAEAWRAATKA; this is encoded by the coding sequence ATGCGGACGCGGGACTGGGACGACGAGGAGGACGACGCGCCCCTGGGTGGCACCCGCGAACGGGAGCGCGCGCTGAAGGAAGTGCGCGCTGTCTACCGCCAGGCGGACGCGGCCTACGCCCCCTACTCCTGCCCGGCCAGCGGCGAGTGCTGCCAACTGGCCATCACGAAGCGCCAGCCCTGGCTGTGGCAGCCCGAATGGGAGCTGCTGTCCCGAGGACACCCGCTGCCGCCACCTCGCCCGGACGGCGGCTGTCCCTACCTGGACGCCACGGGCCTGCGCTGCTCGGTGTACGCGGACCGGCCCTTCGGCTGCCGGACCTTCTTCTGCCAGCGCATCCAAGGCCCCTCACGCCAACCAGCGGAGACGGTGGCCACGCTGCTGGAGCGGCTGGAGCGTGTGTCTCAGCGCGTGGCCCCTTCACTGAAGGCTCCGCGCCCTTTGCTGGACTGGCATGCGGAGGCCTGGCGCGCGGCAACGAAAGCTTGA